A genomic segment from Anticarsia gemmatalis isolate Benzon Research Colony breed Stoneville strain chromosome 14, ilAntGemm2 primary, whole genome shotgun sequence encodes:
- the cnir gene encoding cornichon-like protein has product MIFTETLLFFLGLIDNGAILFLLIYYIITLSDLECDYLNAQECCDKLNYWLLPKYIAHSFITFMLLFHGHIILFLLNLPMFIWLSFEYLTVPQGNLGAFDPAEIHNRGQLRKHLRDVMIYIGYYLLFFFLYLYCFILALLKGDPLHRSAEGQIVTEI; this is encoded by the coding sequence ATGATATTTACTGAAACATTGTTGTTTTTTCTTGGTCTAATCGATAACGGTgctatattatttcttttaatttactaTATAATTACGCTATCAGACCTAGAATGCGATTATTTAAATGCCCAAGAGTGTTGCGATAAATTAAACTATTGGTTATTACCGAAATATATCGCTCATTCTTTTATAACGTTTATGTTATTGTTCCACGGCCATATCATTTTGTTCCTTCTCAATCTGCCTATGTTCATATGGCTGTCGTTCGAATATCTCACTGTTCCTCAGGGCAACTTAGGCGCGTTTGATCCCGCTGAGATTCACAACAGGGGGCAGCTCAGAAAACATCTAAGAGATGTTATGATTTACATTggttactatttattattctttttcttaTATCTTTATTGCTTTATATTAGCGTTACTCAAAGGAGATCCGCTTCATCGGTCTGCGGAAGGACAGATAGTAACAGAAATATAA
- the LOC142978334 gene encoding uncharacterized protein LOC142978334, with protein MYEEDIDDNGAGSVSSEDEIRCVKIPLPEHFAAYLEKKDLCRDVEPLDCDQSLLNKITTNYVIAKKIISNLTWQDKSLCKHVCSMWHSAVLALQKEQLVPVDFAISLRLCNIKNGIRFLKSSNFYTEPLAVFAFTNRIGYVTGSQCESLVPPPCEPACEKQHYLIDMIQQQVTSPKNCMLTMQACYLSYMPLPHSETWENAIRHKMFLETHPFIGGIYIPAIPNVEFTIINIKSVSKIQEDFYNVVNKLAETHYIKGVLVYVNDSFLLHSVEEIIFLNHFKKVQPDVPYALGGCIVEDTISDQNDINDAIDGINMGKDFTSENLISIGMFSVPKNIPQDELSNFSMYSFILESSDWSKAKMQASINKFSKSVPHFEHSVAIKMSCVGRDQKHEWEQQYFRIAFPTTRIVGCYGNGELGVNNPARSVTEDSPTSVKRHCRDPGPQYGVMYSYSTIFVYIGWGKILTHPETK; from the exons atgtatgaggAAGATATTGATGATAATGGTGCTGGGAGTGTGTCGTCGGAAGATGAAATAAGATGTGTGAAGATCCCTTTGCCAGAACACTTTGCTGCTTACTTGGAAAAGAAAGATTTGTGCAGAGATGTGGAACCCCTTGACTGTGACCAGAGTTTGTTGaacaaaattacaacaaacTATGTTATAgctaagaaaataataagtaatttaacatGGCAAGATAAATCACTATGTAAGCATGTGTGTTCTATGTGGCACTCTGCCGTGCTGGCTCTGCAGAAGGAGCAGTTGGTTCCTGTGGATTTTGCTATCAGTTTAAGATTGTGCAATATAAAGAATGGaatcagatttttaaaatcaagTAATTTTTATACCGAACCATTGGCTGTCTTTGCTTTTACAAATCGTATTGGCTATGTAACAGGTAGCCAATGTGAGAGCCTTGTACCACCTCCCTGTGAGCCTGCTTGTGAAAAGCAACATTATC tcATTGATATGATTCAGCAACAAGTGACATCTCCTAAGAATTGCATGCTCACAATGCAAGCATGCTATTTATCATACATGCCACTGCCTCACTCGGAAACATGGGAGAATGCTATAAGGCATAAGATGTTTTTAGAAACTCACCCTTTCATTGGTGGGATTTATATACCAGCTATACCTAATGTTGAGTTCACTATCATTAATATAAAGTCTGTCAGTAAGATACAAGAAGACTTCTATAATGTGGTCAATAAGCTGGCTGAGACTCATTATATAAAGGGTGTGCTGGTTTATGTTAACGATAGCTTTCTGTTGCATTCAGTAGAGGAAATTATTTTCCTGAACCATTTTAAAAAAGT gcAACCTGATGTCCCATATGCTCTTGGAGGGTGTATTGTAGAAGACACCATTTCTGATCAGAATGATATCAACGATGCTATAGATGGAATAAACATGGGCAAAGATTTTACCAGTGAAAATCTTATATCCATAGGAATGTTTTCTGTTCCTAAAAATATACCCCAAGATGAACTCTCGAATTTTAGtatgtattcatttattttggAATCATCTGACTGGAGTAAAGCTAAGATGCAGGCTTCCATTAATAAG TTTTCGAAAAGCGTCCCACATTTCGAGCACAGTGTGGCAATAAAGATGTCTTGCGTGGGCCGAGACCAAAAGCACGAGTGGGAACAGCAATACTTCCGTATAGCGTTCCCAACAACTCGGATAGTCGGATGTTACGGCAATGGTGAGCTGGGCGTGAATAACCCTGCGCGCTCTGTCACCGAAGACTCACCGACATCAGTGAAGAGACACTGCCGGGATCCTGGTCCGCAATATGGCGTCATGTACTCCTACTCAACTATCTTCGTCTACATTGGCTGGGGGAAAATATTGACGCACCCGGAAACTAAATAA
- the Mrtf gene encoding myocardin-related transcription factor isoform X1, protein MPVRHRELGDELAPPEPKRCRHCDESRSSCGGGGGSEGSEGRASWRVTLDHDLVETLSAIYPEWFKPQHRRERSRAASPVSPASPPRTPATPPSDDTFSSSGAEEMAGRQAGSSGASEPPSSPRVSPPKVVVDDSPLQPAMGKHKESLKVKLMMRRPINQLVEQGIMPPLKTPPAYFERCKQLERAKTGDLLKAKIQRRPDRQELERRHILEQESHVDPSLAEKQRMLKKARLADQLNDQLSHRPGPLELIKKNILHTEETIETAVKSGTLAFKATSEGASGRPEHPSSYCGPPEEVSPSPSPPSTLSPVSVASPPQHPAPGKDKNRKKSKPKPQPKARFKFHEYKGPPNAQKASSPPGSVETPYELLLQQQQLLLQLMLPASPAPSSASIASDSSDMYSAPPPPPPPPAPATPSLLAPARFEDMKVSDLRAECKRRNLRVSGPKPQLIDRLRPFLLEKPEESPRSPASVASIASVASPEVKLEPEPPEDIVQSQRRQIEELERKLEVSRQQLEAVRRDAAGASDQSRRLLQAHLCVTQLRQQLDALQAPAAPALAPALLPAPAPAPARYVLVTRSAPGADHAGDVTPQKANSAYILNGVKVVPIAIVPTAHYEAERVAPPPPPPPPPPPPPPMPQVPLATGLHDRTENSQIMDDVLEILVENGELPPSAVGDAAVAPALDAGYVATTPGTFVQDVLSDDVLGDNHVRDSLAADELQRELDDIQNEIMSHADLQAVNAGNRSCVDQSSADIEADLTVDLLSNGEFHADFGSDPNSADNDDFFGRLLSGDSGDRMDDKSQIAMDIGDDVPERMSMTPLTNGDLLDHTRSGFEYMDDLSLPSFQNDDTRHDTFEDRTCEFDLKEFSIDPGSHMNVDSDGFDYMDTEIIPNLFGRGHVPQCDPLLGGVLSRPAPRPALKHYSWDRIEFDAT, encoded by the exons AGAGCCGTTCATCGTGTGGCGGAGGCGGGGGCTCGGAGGGCTCGGAGGGGCGTGCTTCGTGGCGCGTGACGCTGGACCACGACCTCGTGGAGACGCTGAGCGCCATCTACCCCGAGTGGTTCAAGCCGCAGCACCGCCGGGAGCGCAGCCGCGCGGCCTCGCCGGTCTCGCCAGCTTCGCCGCCGCGCACACCCGCCACACCACCTTCTGACGATACTTTTAG TAGTTCGGGTGCGGAGGAGATGGCCGGACGGCAGGCCGGCAGCAGCGGTGCCAGCGAGCCGCCGAGCTCGCCCCGCGTCTCTCCGCCTAAGGTGGTTGTCGACGACAGTCCCCTGCAACCCGCCATGGGAAAGCACAAAGAAT CTTTGAAAGTGAAGCTGATGATGCGGAGGCCGATTAATCAGCTGGTGGAGCAAGGAATTATGCCCC CGCTGAAAACGCCTCCAGCTTACTTCGAACGATGCAAGCAACTAGAAAGAGCAAAAACTGGagatttattaaaagcaaaaatacaacGGCGGCCAGACCGTCAAGAACTAGAACGAAGACATATTTTAGAACAA gAAAGTCATGTAGACCCGAGCCTAGCTGAGAAACAACGAATGTTAAAGAAAGCAAGACTCGCGGACCAACTCAACGACCAACTGTCGCATCGACCTGGCCCGCTCGAGCTAATCAAGAAGAATATCCTTCACACTGAGGAAACCATCGAAACCGCTGTTAAAAGCGGAACACTCGCGTTTAAAGCGACCAGTGAAGGCGCCTCGGGACGACCGGAACACCCGTCCTCATACTGTGGGCCGCCGGAAGAAGTCTCACCGTCGCCCTCACCGCCGTCGACACTTTCGCCGGTCAGCGTAGCGTCGCCTCCGCAGCACCCGGCCCCGGGGAAAGATAAAAATCGGAAGAAAAGCAAACCCAAACCACAACCCAAAGCGAGGTTCAAGTTTCACGAGTACAAGGGGCCACCGAACGCTCAGAAAGCATCGTCGCCGCCCGGCTCCGTCGAGACGCCTTACGAACTTCTGCTCCAGCAGCAGCAGTTGCTCCTGCAGCTCATGCTGCCGGCGTCCCCCGCGCCTTCGTCGGCTTCCATCGCATCCGACTCCAGCGACATGTACAGTgcgccgccgcccccgccccCGCCACCGGCGCCCGCGACGCCCTCGCTTCTGGCTCCGGCACGGTTCGAAGACATGAAGGTTTCCGACCTCCGCGCCGAGTGCAAGAGGCGAAACCTCCGGGTTTCCGGCCCGAAGCCTCAGCTGATCGATCGGCTCCGACCGTTTCTGCTGGAGAAACCGGAGGAATCGCCGAGGTCCCCCGCGTCCGTCGCGTCTATCGCGTCGGTGGCTTCCCCCGAGGTGAAACTCGAGCCGGAGCCCCCGGAGGACATCGTGCAGTCGCAACGACGCCAGATAGAAGAGCTCGAGCGGAAGCTGGAGGTCTCCCGTCAGCAGCTGGAGGCGGTACGGCGCGACGCGGCCGGCGCCAGCGACCAGAGCCGCCGCCTGCTGCAGGCGCACCTGTGCGTGACGCAGCTGCGCCAGCAGCTCGACGCGCTGCaggcgcccgccgcgcccgcgctgGCCCCCGCGCTGCTGccggcgcccgcgcccgcgcccgcccgcTACGTGCTGGTCACGCGCTCGGCGCCCGGCGCCGACCACGCCGGTGACGTCACTCCGCAGAAGGCTAACTCTGCATACATACTGAACGGAGTGAAGGTTGTGCCCATCGCGATCGTTCCTACGGCGCACTACGAGGCCGAGCGCGTGGCTCCTCCGCCTCCGCCtcccccgccgccgccgccaccgcctcCGATGCCGCAGGTCCCGCTGGCCACCGGGTTGCACGATCGCACCGAAAACAGTCAGATAATGGATGACGTTCTGGAGATTCTCGTTGAGAACGGGGAACTACCGCCTTCGGCGGTCGGCGATGCCGCCGTAGCGCCGGCGCTGGACGCGGGTTATGTGGCGACGACCCCGGGCACGTTCGTTCAGGACGTGTTGTCCGATGATGTGTTGGGCGATAATCACGTTCGCGATTCTCTCGCGGCTGACGAACTACAGCGAGAGCTCGACGATATCCAGAACGAAATCATGAGTCATGCCGATCTTCAGGCCGTGAATGCCGGAAATCGATCCTGCGTCGATCAGTCTTCGGCCGATATAGAGGCCGATCTTACCGTCGATCTACTCTCGAATGGAGAGTTCCATGCCGATTTCGGCTCCGATCCTAACTCTGCCGACAACGATGACTTTTTTGGAAGACTGCTGTCGGGAGATAGCGGAGACCGCATGGACGATAAATCGCAAATCGCAATGGATATCGGCGACGACGTACCGGAAAGAATGAGCATGACACCTCTAACTAACGGAGATTTACTCGATCACACACGGTCAGGGTTCGAGTACATGGACGATCTGTCGCTTCCGTCCTTTCAGAACGACGACACGCGACACGACACCTTCGAGGATCGAACGTGCGAATTCGACCTCAAGGAGTTCAGCATAGACCCCGGCTCGCACATGAACGTGGACAGCGACGGGTTCGACTACATGGACACAGAGATCATCCCCAACCTGTTCGGGCGCGGGCACGTGCCGCAGTGCGACCCGCTGCTGGGCGGCGTGCTGTCGCGGCCGGCGCCGCGGCCCGCGCTCAAGCACTACTCGTGGGACCGCATCGAGTTCGACGCCACCTGA
- the Mrtf gene encoding myocardin-related transcription factor isoform X2 has protein sequence MPVRHRELGDELAPPEPKRCRHCDESRSSCGGGGGSEGSEGRASWRVTLDHDLVETLSAIYPEWFKPQHRRERSRAASPVSPASPPRTPATPPSDDTFSSGAEEMAGRQAGSSGASEPPSSPRVSPPKVVVDDSPLQPAMGKHKESLKVKLMMRRPINQLVEQGIMPPLKTPPAYFERCKQLERAKTGDLLKAKIQRRPDRQELERRHILEQESHVDPSLAEKQRMLKKARLADQLNDQLSHRPGPLELIKKNILHTEETIETAVKSGTLAFKATSEGASGRPEHPSSYCGPPEEVSPSPSPPSTLSPVSVASPPQHPAPGKDKNRKKSKPKPQPKARFKFHEYKGPPNAQKASSPPGSVETPYELLLQQQQLLLQLMLPASPAPSSASIASDSSDMYSAPPPPPPPPAPATPSLLAPARFEDMKVSDLRAECKRRNLRVSGPKPQLIDRLRPFLLEKPEESPRSPASVASIASVASPEVKLEPEPPEDIVQSQRRQIEELERKLEVSRQQLEAVRRDAAGASDQSRRLLQAHLCVTQLRQQLDALQAPAAPALAPALLPAPAPAPARYVLVTRSAPGADHAGDVTPQKANSAYILNGVKVVPIAIVPTAHYEAERVAPPPPPPPPPPPPPPMPQVPLATGLHDRTENSQIMDDVLEILVENGELPPSAVGDAAVAPALDAGYVATTPGTFVQDVLSDDVLGDNHVRDSLAADELQRELDDIQNEIMSHADLQAVNAGNRSCVDQSSADIEADLTVDLLSNGEFHADFGSDPNSADNDDFFGRLLSGDSGDRMDDKSQIAMDIGDDVPERMSMTPLTNGDLLDHTRSGFEYMDDLSLPSFQNDDTRHDTFEDRTCEFDLKEFSIDPGSHMNVDSDGFDYMDTEIIPNLFGRGHVPQCDPLLGGVLSRPAPRPALKHYSWDRIEFDAT, from the exons AGAGCCGTTCATCGTGTGGCGGAGGCGGGGGCTCGGAGGGCTCGGAGGGGCGTGCTTCGTGGCGCGTGACGCTGGACCACGACCTCGTGGAGACGCTGAGCGCCATCTACCCCGAGTGGTTCAAGCCGCAGCACCGCCGGGAGCGCAGCCGCGCGGCCTCGCCGGTCTCGCCAGCTTCGCCGCCGCGCACACCCGCCACACCACCTTCTGACGATACTTTTAG TTCGGGTGCGGAGGAGATGGCCGGACGGCAGGCCGGCAGCAGCGGTGCCAGCGAGCCGCCGAGCTCGCCCCGCGTCTCTCCGCCTAAGGTGGTTGTCGACGACAGTCCCCTGCAACCCGCCATGGGAAAGCACAAAGAAT CTTTGAAAGTGAAGCTGATGATGCGGAGGCCGATTAATCAGCTGGTGGAGCAAGGAATTATGCCCC CGCTGAAAACGCCTCCAGCTTACTTCGAACGATGCAAGCAACTAGAAAGAGCAAAAACTGGagatttattaaaagcaaaaatacaacGGCGGCCAGACCGTCAAGAACTAGAACGAAGACATATTTTAGAACAA gAAAGTCATGTAGACCCGAGCCTAGCTGAGAAACAACGAATGTTAAAGAAAGCAAGACTCGCGGACCAACTCAACGACCAACTGTCGCATCGACCTGGCCCGCTCGAGCTAATCAAGAAGAATATCCTTCACACTGAGGAAACCATCGAAACCGCTGTTAAAAGCGGAACACTCGCGTTTAAAGCGACCAGTGAAGGCGCCTCGGGACGACCGGAACACCCGTCCTCATACTGTGGGCCGCCGGAAGAAGTCTCACCGTCGCCCTCACCGCCGTCGACACTTTCGCCGGTCAGCGTAGCGTCGCCTCCGCAGCACCCGGCCCCGGGGAAAGATAAAAATCGGAAGAAAAGCAAACCCAAACCACAACCCAAAGCGAGGTTCAAGTTTCACGAGTACAAGGGGCCACCGAACGCTCAGAAAGCATCGTCGCCGCCCGGCTCCGTCGAGACGCCTTACGAACTTCTGCTCCAGCAGCAGCAGTTGCTCCTGCAGCTCATGCTGCCGGCGTCCCCCGCGCCTTCGTCGGCTTCCATCGCATCCGACTCCAGCGACATGTACAGTgcgccgccgcccccgccccCGCCACCGGCGCCCGCGACGCCCTCGCTTCTGGCTCCGGCACGGTTCGAAGACATGAAGGTTTCCGACCTCCGCGCCGAGTGCAAGAGGCGAAACCTCCGGGTTTCCGGCCCGAAGCCTCAGCTGATCGATCGGCTCCGACCGTTTCTGCTGGAGAAACCGGAGGAATCGCCGAGGTCCCCCGCGTCCGTCGCGTCTATCGCGTCGGTGGCTTCCCCCGAGGTGAAACTCGAGCCGGAGCCCCCGGAGGACATCGTGCAGTCGCAACGACGCCAGATAGAAGAGCTCGAGCGGAAGCTGGAGGTCTCCCGTCAGCAGCTGGAGGCGGTACGGCGCGACGCGGCCGGCGCCAGCGACCAGAGCCGCCGCCTGCTGCAGGCGCACCTGTGCGTGACGCAGCTGCGCCAGCAGCTCGACGCGCTGCaggcgcccgccgcgcccgcgctgGCCCCCGCGCTGCTGccggcgcccgcgcccgcgcccgcccgcTACGTGCTGGTCACGCGCTCGGCGCCCGGCGCCGACCACGCCGGTGACGTCACTCCGCAGAAGGCTAACTCTGCATACATACTGAACGGAGTGAAGGTTGTGCCCATCGCGATCGTTCCTACGGCGCACTACGAGGCCGAGCGCGTGGCTCCTCCGCCTCCGCCtcccccgccgccgccgccaccgcctcCGATGCCGCAGGTCCCGCTGGCCACCGGGTTGCACGATCGCACCGAAAACAGTCAGATAATGGATGACGTTCTGGAGATTCTCGTTGAGAACGGGGAACTACCGCCTTCGGCGGTCGGCGATGCCGCCGTAGCGCCGGCGCTGGACGCGGGTTATGTGGCGACGACCCCGGGCACGTTCGTTCAGGACGTGTTGTCCGATGATGTGTTGGGCGATAATCACGTTCGCGATTCTCTCGCGGCTGACGAACTACAGCGAGAGCTCGACGATATCCAGAACGAAATCATGAGTCATGCCGATCTTCAGGCCGTGAATGCCGGAAATCGATCCTGCGTCGATCAGTCTTCGGCCGATATAGAGGCCGATCTTACCGTCGATCTACTCTCGAATGGAGAGTTCCATGCCGATTTCGGCTCCGATCCTAACTCTGCCGACAACGATGACTTTTTTGGAAGACTGCTGTCGGGAGATAGCGGAGACCGCATGGACGATAAATCGCAAATCGCAATGGATATCGGCGACGACGTACCGGAAAGAATGAGCATGACACCTCTAACTAACGGAGATTTACTCGATCACACACGGTCAGGGTTCGAGTACATGGACGATCTGTCGCTTCCGTCCTTTCAGAACGACGACACGCGACACGACACCTTCGAGGATCGAACGTGCGAATTCGACCTCAAGGAGTTCAGCATAGACCCCGGCTCGCACATGAACGTGGACAGCGACGGGTTCGACTACATGGACACAGAGATCATCCCCAACCTGTTCGGGCGCGGGCACGTGCCGCAGTGCGACCCGCTGCTGGGCGGCGTGCTGTCGCGGCCGGCGCCGCGGCCCGCGCTCAAGCACTACTCGTGGGACCGCATCGAGTTCGACGCCACCTGA
- the Mrtf gene encoding myocardin-related transcription factor isoform X3: protein MAGRQAGSSGASEPPSSPRVSPPKVVVDDSPLQPAMGKHKESLKVKLMMRRPINQLVEQGIMPPLKTPPAYFERCKQLERAKTGDLLKAKIQRRPDRQELERRHILEQESHVDPSLAEKQRMLKKARLADQLNDQLSHRPGPLELIKKNILHTEETIETAVKSGTLAFKATSEGASGRPEHPSSYCGPPEEVSPSPSPPSTLSPVSVASPPQHPAPGKDKNRKKSKPKPQPKARFKFHEYKGPPNAQKASSPPGSVETPYELLLQQQQLLLQLMLPASPAPSSASIASDSSDMYSAPPPPPPPPAPATPSLLAPARFEDMKVSDLRAECKRRNLRVSGPKPQLIDRLRPFLLEKPEESPRSPASVASIASVASPEVKLEPEPPEDIVQSQRRQIEELERKLEVSRQQLEAVRRDAAGASDQSRRLLQAHLCVTQLRQQLDALQAPAAPALAPALLPAPAPAPARYVLVTRSAPGADHAGDVTPQKANSAYILNGVKVVPIAIVPTAHYEAERVAPPPPPPPPPPPPPPMPQVPLATGLHDRTENSQIMDDVLEILVENGELPPSAVGDAAVAPALDAGYVATTPGTFVQDVLSDDVLGDNHVRDSLAADELQRELDDIQNEIMSHADLQAVNAGNRSCVDQSSADIEADLTVDLLSNGEFHADFGSDPNSADNDDFFGRLLSGDSGDRMDDKSQIAMDIGDDVPERMSMTPLTNGDLLDHTRSGFEYMDDLSLPSFQNDDTRHDTFEDRTCEFDLKEFSIDPGSHMNVDSDGFDYMDTEIIPNLFGRGHVPQCDPLLGGVLSRPAPRPALKHYSWDRIEFDAT from the exons ATGGCCGGACGGCAGGCCGGCAGCAGCGGTGCCAGCGAGCCGCCGAGCTCGCCCCGCGTCTCTCCGCCTAAGGTGGTTGTCGACGACAGTCCCCTGCAACCCGCCATGGGAAAGCACAAAGAAT CTTTGAAAGTGAAGCTGATGATGCGGAGGCCGATTAATCAGCTGGTGGAGCAAGGAATTATGCCCC CGCTGAAAACGCCTCCAGCTTACTTCGAACGATGCAAGCAACTAGAAAGAGCAAAAACTGGagatttattaaaagcaaaaatacaacGGCGGCCAGACCGTCAAGAACTAGAACGAAGACATATTTTAGAACAA gAAAGTCATGTAGACCCGAGCCTAGCTGAGAAACAACGAATGTTAAAGAAAGCAAGACTCGCGGACCAACTCAACGACCAACTGTCGCATCGACCTGGCCCGCTCGAGCTAATCAAGAAGAATATCCTTCACACTGAGGAAACCATCGAAACCGCTGTTAAAAGCGGAACACTCGCGTTTAAAGCGACCAGTGAAGGCGCCTCGGGACGACCGGAACACCCGTCCTCATACTGTGGGCCGCCGGAAGAAGTCTCACCGTCGCCCTCACCGCCGTCGACACTTTCGCCGGTCAGCGTAGCGTCGCCTCCGCAGCACCCGGCCCCGGGGAAAGATAAAAATCGGAAGAAAAGCAAACCCAAACCACAACCCAAAGCGAGGTTCAAGTTTCACGAGTACAAGGGGCCACCGAACGCTCAGAAAGCATCGTCGCCGCCCGGCTCCGTCGAGACGCCTTACGAACTTCTGCTCCAGCAGCAGCAGTTGCTCCTGCAGCTCATGCTGCCGGCGTCCCCCGCGCCTTCGTCGGCTTCCATCGCATCCGACTCCAGCGACATGTACAGTgcgccgccgcccccgccccCGCCACCGGCGCCCGCGACGCCCTCGCTTCTGGCTCCGGCACGGTTCGAAGACATGAAGGTTTCCGACCTCCGCGCCGAGTGCAAGAGGCGAAACCTCCGGGTTTCCGGCCCGAAGCCTCAGCTGATCGATCGGCTCCGACCGTTTCTGCTGGAGAAACCGGAGGAATCGCCGAGGTCCCCCGCGTCCGTCGCGTCTATCGCGTCGGTGGCTTCCCCCGAGGTGAAACTCGAGCCGGAGCCCCCGGAGGACATCGTGCAGTCGCAACGACGCCAGATAGAAGAGCTCGAGCGGAAGCTGGAGGTCTCCCGTCAGCAGCTGGAGGCGGTACGGCGCGACGCGGCCGGCGCCAGCGACCAGAGCCGCCGCCTGCTGCAGGCGCACCTGTGCGTGACGCAGCTGCGCCAGCAGCTCGACGCGCTGCaggcgcccgccgcgcccgcgctgGCCCCCGCGCTGCTGccggcgcccgcgcccgcgcccgcccgcTACGTGCTGGTCACGCGCTCGGCGCCCGGCGCCGACCACGCCGGTGACGTCACTCCGCAGAAGGCTAACTCTGCATACATACTGAACGGAGTGAAGGTTGTGCCCATCGCGATCGTTCCTACGGCGCACTACGAGGCCGAGCGCGTGGCTCCTCCGCCTCCGCCtcccccgccgccgccgccaccgcctcCGATGCCGCAGGTCCCGCTGGCCACCGGGTTGCACGATCGCACCGAAAACAGTCAGATAATGGATGACGTTCTGGAGATTCTCGTTGAGAACGGGGAACTACCGCCTTCGGCGGTCGGCGATGCCGCCGTAGCGCCGGCGCTGGACGCGGGTTATGTGGCGACGACCCCGGGCACGTTCGTTCAGGACGTGTTGTCCGATGATGTGTTGGGCGATAATCACGTTCGCGATTCTCTCGCGGCTGACGAACTACAGCGAGAGCTCGACGATATCCAGAACGAAATCATGAGTCATGCCGATCTTCAGGCCGTGAATGCCGGAAATCGATCCTGCGTCGATCAGTCTTCGGCCGATATAGAGGCCGATCTTACCGTCGATCTACTCTCGAATGGAGAGTTCCATGCCGATTTCGGCTCCGATCCTAACTCTGCCGACAACGATGACTTTTTTGGAAGACTGCTGTCGGGAGATAGCGGAGACCGCATGGACGATAAATCGCAAATCGCAATGGATATCGGCGACGACGTACCGGAAAGAATGAGCATGACACCTCTAACTAACGGAGATTTACTCGATCACACACGGTCAGGGTTCGAGTACATGGACGATCTGTCGCTTCCGTCCTTTCAGAACGACGACACGCGACACGACACCTTCGAGGATCGAACGTGCGAATTCGACCTCAAGGAGTTCAGCATAGACCCCGGCTCGCACATGAACGTGGACAGCGACGGGTTCGACTACATGGACACAGAGATCATCCCCAACCTGTTCGGGCGCGGGCACGTGCCGCAGTGCGACCCGCTGCTGGGCGGCGTGCTGTCGCGGCCGGCGCCGCGGCCCGCGCTCAAGCACTACTCGTGGGACCGCATCGAGTTCGACGCCACCTGA